The Helicobacter mustelae genome has a segment encoding these proteins:
- the fliD gene encoding flagellar filament capping protein FliD, protein MAIGQLSSLGIGSGVLNYDVIDKLKKADEKTIIAPIDRKMKENIEKQKELTEINTLISAFKSPISSLADYSTYLGRTSNVSNDAIKASVNAGIPLQDIKIDVESLAQGDINEVGVKFNSRDDVFSAKDIKLNLYVKGQYYTIDIKGGMTLNDVAQKITDTTNGEAMGIVMKTGGEKPYQLMINSKDTGEGSRIYFGSTLATESINSLPELGEGDFNLVVRDANANEHTISVMLDAKDAQAQNKPEALKNAILKALKENEFTKDLVGNELNVGISDDGKKLILNDRRGFSVKIEGNKLSEIGITPASSKEDGLFNTKNPIPAGQLEGSITIGSITMDLSKMTKKENTSQENAKILAQAIENIAGLHASSDGSGRLHITSEVGEVDIHANDAKGEEFLKDMGIKNGLIQNYIKLQEETFAFKNLQQGSDARFSYNGVGITRPTNEITDVIKGVNLTLVHPTEPDKPAIISVGRDTDAIKEKVKDFVKTYNELVPKLDEVTRFDKESKVAGIFNGVGDIRSIRPSINSIFSQSVGGNSAKSLVDFGLSIDEKSRMTLNEGALDTALTQDPQKVVETFYGYDSTNRFGRDEHVDGIFVKFNTYLKSLVDGSNASLNLFQDSLTKDAKNLEKDKIQANERLKTHYDTMANRFAAYDEQIAQANNSFNAVQMMIDQSTGAANKKK, encoded by the coding sequence ATGGCAATCGGACAGTTGAGCTCTCTTGGTATAGGGAGTGGGGTTTTAAATTATGATGTAATCGATAAGCTCAAAAAGGCCGATGAAAAAACCATCATCGCACCCATCGATCGAAAGATGAAGGAAAATATCGAAAAACAAAAAGAGCTCACTGAAATTAACACTCTCATCAGTGCCTTCAAATCTCCTATTTCCTCTCTAGCGGATTATTCCACCTATCTTGGCAGGACCTCTAATGTCAGCAATGATGCCATCAAAGCCAGCGTGAATGCGGGCATACCACTGCAAGACATCAAGATTGATGTAGAATCCCTCGCACAAGGGGATATCAATGAAGTAGGTGTAAAATTTAATTCTAGAGATGATGTTTTTAGCGCCAAAGATATCAAGCTCAATCTCTATGTAAAAGGGCAGTACTATACCATCGACATCAAAGGAGGCATGACGCTCAATGATGTCGCCCAGAAAATCACAGATACCACCAATGGTGAGGCTATGGGAATTGTAATGAAGACTGGGGGCGAGAAACCCTACCAACTCATGATCAATTCCAAAGACACTGGAGAGGGCAGCAGGATTTATTTTGGCTCCACACTTGCCACAGAGTCCATCAACTCACTCCCAGAACTAGGAGAGGGAGATTTCAATCTCGTCGTAAGGGATGCTAATGCCAATGAGCACACCATTAGCGTCATGCTTGATGCCAAAGATGCACAGGCCCAAAACAAACCCGAAGCACTCAAAAATGCCATTTTAAAAGCACTAAAAGAAAATGAATTCACAAAGGATCTGGTGGGCAACGAACTTAATGTGGGCATCTCTGATGATGGCAAAAAGCTCATCCTCAATGATCGCAGGGGATTTAGTGTAAAAATCGAGGGTAATAAACTCTCAGAGATTGGTATCACACCTGCCTCCTCCAAAGAGGATGGATTGTTCAATACCAAAAACCCCATCCCAGCAGGGCAGCTAGAGGGCAGCATTACCATTGGTAGCATCACCATGGATCTCTCCAAAATGACAAAAAAAGAAAACACCAGCCAAGAAAATGCAAAAATCCTAGCCCAAGCCATTGAGAATATCGCTGGACTGCATGCTAGCAGTGATGGCAGCGGCAGGCTGCACATCACCTCAGAAGTCGGGGAGGTCGACATCCATGCCAATGATGCTAAGGGGGAGGAATTCCTCAAAGACATGGGCATAAAAAACGGATTGATCCAAAACTACATCAAGCTCCAAGAAGAGACCTTTGCTTTTAAAAATCTTCAGCAGGGCTCTGATGCGAGATTTTCTTATAATGGAGTGGGCATCACACGCCCCACCAATGAGATCACAGATGTCATCAAAGGTGTGAATCTCACTCTTGTGCACCCCACAGAGCCAGACAAGCCTGCCATCATCAGCGTGGGAAGGGATACAGATGCCATCAAAGAAAAAGTAAAGGATTTTGTCAAGACTTACAATGAATTGGTTCCAAAGCTTGATGAAGTCACTCGCTTTGACAAGGAGAGCAAGGTAGCTGGGATCTTCAATGGTGTGGGAGATATTCGCTCCATCCGTCCCAGCATTAATAGCATTTTTTCCCAATCTGTTGGAGGAAATTCCGCCAAAAGCTTGGTAGATTTCGGCCTCTCAATCGATGAAAAAAGCCGTATGACACTCAATGAAGGAGCACTAGACACCGCGCTCACCCAAGACCCCCAGAAAGTCGTGGAGACTTTTTATGGCTATGATTCCACAAATCGCTTTGGCAGGGATGAGCATGTGGATGGGATTTTTGTGAAGTTCAATACCTATCTAAAATCCCTTGTTGATGGCAGCAATGCCAGCCTCAATCTCTTTCAAGACTCCCTCACCAAGGATGCGAAAAATCTCGAAAAAGACAAAATACAAGCCAATGAGAGACTCAAAACCCACTACGACACCATGGCAAATCGATTCGCTGCTTATGATGAACAAATCGCACAGGCAAACAATTCCTTCAATGCCGTGCAGATGATGATCGATCAGTCTACAGGCGCCGCAAACAAGAAAAAATAA